The DNA window CTTTTAAAGATGCTGTAACATTAAACCTTGAACACCTCTGAAAAATAGAATTCAGGTAATAAGATTGATTTAAAGAAGTTAGAATTTTTTAAAAAACTTCATTAGGTTTATCTTATTACATGATGATAACCGGGGAGTTAAAAATATCTTACAAACCTAAATAACCTTGCCATGAATCGATTATTAACACTACTCGTTTTTATTTCACTTTCATTATCCATAGTAGCTCAAAATAGAATTATTACTGGTAAAGTCCTCGATTCCAAGGGAAATAGTTTACCATATGTTACTGTTCAACTTGTGGGAACTACAAAAGGATCGGTAACTGATATAAATGGATTATACCAAATAGCCGCAGATGATGGAGTGCTCAAATTCAGCTTTATAGGATATTTATCGCAGGAAGTGAAAATAACCACTCAAAATACTATTGATGTGGTATTAGTTGAAGATACTAAAACCCTTGATGAGATAGTTGTTGTGGGTTATGGTACTCAACGAAAAAAGGATTTAACAACTGCCGTAGCAATTGTTGGTGAAAAAGAATTCAAAGATAGGCCCATTGTTTCAGCTACGCAAGCACTGCAGGGAAAAGCTGCTGGTGTTCAGGTTACTTCACCCTCGGGTAAACCTGGTGAGGGATTATCGGTAAGAGTTCGTGGAGCTACATCAGTATTAGCAGGTAACGAACCTCTTTACGTTGTTGATGGTGTGCCTACAACTGATATAAAAGGACTAAGCCCTTCAGATATTTCTTCTATGAGCGTTTTAAAAGATGCATCCTCTGCTGCTATATACGGAGCAAGAGCTGCTAATGGAGTTGTTCTGATTACTACAAAAAGAGGTAGTAATAATGCTCCAGTAGTTAGTTATAGTTCCTACATTGGCGTATCAAAGCTTCGTAAAACAATCGATGTACTTACCACAAAACAGTATAGAACATTGATGAATGAAATTGGACTTAGTGTTGATCCATCTGCAACAGGATATACTAATTGGGCTGATCAGACATTTGGAATGGGTCATACCCAATCCCATCAATTTTCTGCTTCAGGAGGTTCGGAAAAGTCGAAATACTTTTTTTCGATAGGCTATCTCAATGATCAGGGTATAGTAAAACCTGCCCAAATTGATAGATATACAGTAAGATTAAATCTAGATAACGAATTAAAACCTTGGTTAAAAGTTGGAACCAGTATCAATGTGTTGAATATTAATACTAAGAATACACCCGATAATGCAAGTTCAGGAAGAGGTGGTGTGATTATGAGCGCACTTAATACACCCCCATTTCTGAGTATTTACAAAAAAGATGGAAGTGGTTGGTTTGATCCTAATCCGTTTCAACCATCATGGGAAAATCCAGTAGCCTATATGGAAGGACCTGATCAATTAGCAATAGATAAACAACTGTTTGGAAACCTAAATATTGAAACCAGACTAGCAAAGGATCTATTCTTTAAATCTAGGGCTGGTGTTGATATCAGCAACCATCAGTGGGATTACTATCTAGACCCGTTCCGTACTAATTATGGTCGTCAGCAAAATGGAATTGGACAATCCGATAAATCCAACAGTAGTACTTTGTTATGGGAAAACACTCTTGATTATTCATACTCAATTGGTGAACATAAATTTTCTGGTCTTATTGGAAGTAGTATTCAGAAATATAAATACAATGATTCATACCTTACTGGCAATGACTTCCCTTCGGATGTATCTGTTAGAACCTTAAATGCTGCAAATACCATTTCAGGTAATACTGATATTCAGGCCTGGGCATTGGCATCATTTTTTGGACGAGCAACCTATAATTATAACAGTAAGTACTATCTCACTATGAGTATAAGGCGCGATGGATCTTCGAAGTTGGCTCATCACTGGGGAACTATGCCTTCGTTTTCGTTAGGTTGGCGCATTTCGTCCGAAGAGTTTATGAAGAACCTTTCAATCATTAATGATTTAAAAATACGTGCAGGTTGGGGTAAAAATGGAAATCAGGAGGGAATACCAAACTATGCGCGTTACGGTTTGGTAACATATTCTCGCGTTACCCCTACAAACCCTCTCTCGGGACCATCTTCATCGCAGACCACTTATGGGAATCCTAATTTAAAATGGGAAACAACAGCTCAATCAAATATAGGTTTTGATTTATCAATGTTCAAATCCAGAATTACTTTAAACTTTGATGCATATCACAAAAAAACAAATGATGTATTGCTCAATGTTCAGTTACCAAGCACTTTACCCATAACTACAATACAAACTAATGCTGGGAAGATTGAAAACAAAGGGATTGAGTTTAATCTTAGTACGGTAAATATTGACAAAAAAATTAAATGGAACACCAATTTTAATATTTCCTTTAACCGTAACAAGGTAATAGCCATTGAGTATACTCGTGTATATTATTTCGCAAAGATTTACAGTAATAACTCAGAAGTTTCCATTGTCAAAGCAGGTTTACCTCTTGGCTCATTTTTTGGATATGTTTCTGAAGGAGTCGATCCCCAAACAGGTAATCTAAAGTTTAAGGATATTAATATTAACGGCTATATCGATCCTGGGGATAGAACTGTTATTGGAAACGCACAACCCAAATTCACGTACGGGTTAACTAACAATATTTCATACGGTCGTTTTGACCTGAACATCTTCTTTCAGGGAAGTTATGGCAATGATATTTACAATGCAACTCGTATCGATCTGGAAGGAATGTTTGATAGTAAAAACCAATCCACTGCAGTTTTAAAACGATGGACTACGGTAGGTCAAATCACTGATGTTCCTCGTTCAAAGAATATGGATAATGTTCGAAACTCTACCCGTTTTGTAGAAGATGGTTCATACCTAAGACTTAAATCTTTAACTCTTTCATACAAGGCAATAGATAATAATCCCAAGATTAAAGCGATTAAAAGTCTTTCAGTTTATGTAACAGGACAGAACCTGCTCACCATCACCAAGTATAGCGGATTTGATCCCGAAGTAAATGCCTATGGCAGTAGCGCTGTTGAATTGGGTATAGATTATGGCACTTACCCTCAGGCACGATCAGTGATATTTGGCTTAAATGTTGAATTCTAAAAAACTACAGAGATGAAAAATATATTTGTAATATTGTTTTCGGCGCTCCTTACCTTAACGTTTACTTCTTGTGAAGAGTTTCTTGACGAACAGCCAGTTTCAAATGGTATAGCAGTTGAAAATACTAGTTCAGATTCTGTATTGTACAAATCAGCAAGTGAAGCCGAAGCTGCACTAGCAGGTGTTTATGGTGATTTCAGAAACGAGTACTTTGAACTCGATTGCTTTGTAAACGGTGATGCCCAATCAGATGATACTTATGCTGGAGCCGATAATCCTGCTAACTTTCAGATTGATGACTATGGTGTTGATGCAACAAACTCTAACGTAGGTCGCGATTGGAGATATTTATATTCAACAATCGGAAAAGCTAATTTGCTTATTGACAATGTAAATTTTGTTGCCGACCCATTACTTACCTCAGACCGTAAAAACCAGATCATTGCTGAAGCATCATTCATCAGGGCTTTTATGTATTTTCAAATGGTACAACTTTGGGGAGATGTTCCACTTGTACTCACATCAGTCAGAACTTTCAATCTTGACATTCTGCCTTTACTTTTTCCACCTAGAGCAACTAAGGCTGATGTTTATGCCCAGATAATAAAAGATCTAGAAACGGCATTGGCAGATGTGCCAGTTTCTGCTACCAACAAAAATTACATCACTAAGGGTGCTGTTAATGCAATGTTGGCTAAGGTTTATGCAACCATTGAACCCCACGATTGGAATAAGGTGTTACAGTACTGCAATGATGTTATTGCTGGGCCTTATCTACTTTTACCTCAATACGATCAGCTGTGGGATAATACCCATGAGAATTCCTCCGAATCCATTTTTGAAATCAACTACGAAGGAACAAACTCAAGTGGTAACTGGGGTGCAAGCATGTTTCGAGGACTGGACTGGAAGAAATTCAACATACCTTCAAACGACCTTGTAGCAGCTTTTGATGAGGAGAATGATGTAATAAGAAAGGCTTCATCTATTGTTTTTCTGAATGTTTCAGGAAAATGGTCTGATACCCATTGGCCTCAAACCAACTATCCATTTATTAACAAGTATCGTATCTTCACTTCACCTAGTCCACAAAACTACATTTTCATCCGTTTGGCTGATATTTTGCTATTGAAGGCCGAAGCAGAAAATGAACTTGGTAATACTTCTGCTGCCGCAGATCTGGTTAATCAGATAAGGAAACGTGTCAATTTGCCAAATACAACAGCAAACACCCAAGCGGCAATGCGCTTGGCAATTGAAAAGGAGCGAAGGCTTGAACTAGCATTCGAAGGACATCGTTGGTTTGACCTTAAACGAACTGGAAGGGCGATTGATGTAATAAATGGAGTAACCAATTTTGGTGGAGTTGTACAGAACTATGCACTTACCCAGAACAGGTTATTGTGGCCAGTGCCGCAATCGGAAATGGATAAGAATTCAAAACTCACGCAAAACCCCGGGTACTAATTAAGAATATTCAAAAAGGATGTTGCAATAAGTGAGTACAAATGTACCTAAATGGCTATTGTAACATCCTTTTTTTGCACATCCGAATGCATATCCACCTTTATGCCAAAGCAATACTATGAACTATAATTTCAAATAAAAAGAAGATGAAAAAGATATCGGAAGTTTTAAACCGCAATATATATGTTTTGCAAAAAAAATATTTGACACTACTATTAATTTTATTTTTCTTGGTTTTGCTTCAGGCATGTAAGAATTCACAACTTTACAAAGATCCAAAAATTAAGATTGAAGATAGGATTGAGAACCTAATCAGCCAAATGACTCTTGATGAGAAATTGGAACAATTGGCTGGAATCGGTGGAAACTATTTCGATACCAAAGAAAATGAAAGACTTGGAATACCAGCATTTAGAATGACCGATGGACCACATGGTGTACGATGGTTGAGGGCTACATCATTTCCTTGTGGAGTTGCCATTGCAGCTACATGGGATACTGCTTTGGTTGCAAAATATGCTGGAGCATTAGCGGTTGAGACAAAAGCAAGAGGTCGTAACTATTTGCTTGGGCCATGTGTAAATATTCACCGTTTGGCAATTGGAGGAAGAAATTTTGAAAGTTATGGCGAAGACCCTTGGCTTACTTCACGCTTAGCAGTTAGCTACGTTAAAGCACTTCAATACAATCATGTAATTCCCAGTATAAAACATTTTGCGCTTAATAATCAAGAGTGGTATCGTACTGAAGTTAACGTAACTGTTGACGAACGTACCATGCGTGAAATATACTTACCCTCATTTGAAGCAGCGGTTAAAGAAGCCGATGTTTGGACTGTAATGTCGGCTTATAACAAGGTAAACGGATGGTGGTGTAGTGAGAACAAAGAATTACTAACTGATATTCTAAAAAACGATTGGGGATTTAAGGGTTTAGTAGTTTCCGATTGGGTTTCAACCCATTCAACCGAATTTGCCGCAAACAACGGGCTAGATATAGAGATGCCAACTGGCGATGTTTTTGCCGCTGATAAACTAAAAAAGTTACTTAATGAAGGAAAAATCAGCGAGAAAACAATCGATGATAAGGTTCATCGCATCCTTAGAGTTAAATTTCTTGCCGGACTATTTGATAATACAGTAATACCTGATACCATGGTGTTAACCAGTGACAACCACAAACAACTTGCGCTTGAAGTAGCGAAAGAAAGTATTGTACTTCTTAAAAATCAGAATGATCTACTTCCACTCGATTTGAGCAAATTACACAAAATTGCTGTGATAGGGCCAAATGCTACTGAAATGAACACTGGTGGTGGAAGTTCAAGGGTAAATCCATTTTATGCAGTTTCTCCTCTCCAAGGAATCAAAAATCTAGTGGGAAAAAATATAGAAATCATGTTTGCTCAGGGCGATGTAATGACATCAACTCCACTTGAACCTATCAATGAATTTTTTTTCAAACCTACCACTGGAATTGGAAATGGACTTACTGGAGAATATTTCAGCAATAAAGAGTTGTTGGGAGCACCAATATTGACCAGAACTGATAGTAAGTTGAGTTTTATTTGGAATGATAAGGCTCCTGCACCTAATATGAGTAACGATAATTTTTCTATTCGCTGGACTGGCATATTGACACCTCCGGTTACCAGAAAATATGCATTTTATACTGCTAGTGATGATGGGGTAAGATTATTCTTGGATGGTAGAAAAATAATAGATAACTGGAAGGATCATGGAACAACCATTGATACAGCCTATATAAACCTTGAAGCCGGCAAACCATACGATATTAAGGTTGAGTACTACGAAAACGCAGGAAGTGAAGCCTTGATTCTGGGATGGGATCTACCTATAGATAGATGCCAAAATAAATTGATAACCGAAGCAGTTAAAGCAGCCAAAAGCAGCGATGTAGCCATAATTTTTGCAGGCTCTTCAGAATTCATCGAGAGTGAAGGTTTTGATCGTAAGGATGGTCTAGCTCTTTCTGGTCAACAAAATGAGTTGATAAAAGCGGTATCAGAAGCAAATTCCAAAACAATAGTTGTATTAAATACTGGCACATCAGTAATAACTAAATCGTGGTTAAATAGCGTTCCTGCTTTACTTGAAACTTTCTTTTCTGGTCAAGAAGGAGGAAATGCAATCGCTCAGGTTCTATTTGGAATGCATAATCCATCTGCTAAACTTCCTTTTTCATTTATCAGTGATTATGATCAGTCACCTGCATTTAAGGGGTATATGGATAAAAAATTTGAATCCTCTTACTCTGAAGGAATCTTTGTTGGATATCGTTACCTTGAGAAAAATAAAATCACCCCAACATTCCCGTTTGGTTTTGGTTTGTCCTACACCAATTATGAATACTCAGCCTTAAAAGTAGAGCCTCTTGATAATGGTACATATATAGCAACTTTAAAAGTGAAAAACATCGGAAAAGTTGCAGGAAGCGAAATTGTTCAGCTATATGTTTCTGACAAACACAGTAGTGTTCCTCGTCCTGAAAAGGAGTTGAAGGGTTTTGTAAAAGTAGAACTCACACCCGGAGAGGAAAAACAAGTTTCATTCTTACTAAATTCTCGTTCGTTTGCCTATTACGATATAGTGGATAAAAATTGGAAGGTTGAATCTGGAAAATTCGAATTATTAGTTGGAAGTTCTAGCATAGACATTAGGCAAAAAGCATTTATTGAGATCAAGTAAACCATAGAGTAAGTGCTGAATTCGTTTTTGCATTTTAGAAAACAATGGTTAATAAAAATATTATTCAAGTAAATATGGTAACGCAAATAAAGAGTATAATATTGCTTTTATTGCTTACACTATTGCAGGCCCCAATAATTTTATCCTGTAAAAAAACCGAGCAACTTAAACCTAAACCAGCTATTCCCAATCTTACTCTCAGTAATGCAAGCATAACAGAGGGAAGTAGTGGTTCGAAACAAGTTTCAATAGGTATTCATCTTTCTGAACCTACTACGGTTAATGTTAAAGTAGAATGGTCTACACTTGAGGGTACTGCAAAAGCAGGAGAAGATTATGTAACTATACTAAATGGGTCAGTAACCTTTTTACCTGGAGAAACTTTAAAAACAATAGAATTATCCATTGTTTCAGATGATATTCTTGAATTTAATGAAGAATTCTACTTTCAAATAGATAGTGTTTATAATGGGATATCCATAATACGTAAAGGCACTATCACCATTGAAAATGATGATACATATACTCCAGAGAAAGTATCCGATGGTTATATTACACCGAATACATACCCTGGAATGACACTTACTTGGAGTGATGAGTTTAATGGTTCTTCGCTTGATCCTGCAAGCTGGACTCATGAAGAGGGAGGTGGTGGTTGGGGTAATACTGAACTTCAAACCTATACAAGTTCAAACAATAACTCTTTTGTTAGTAATGGATACCTCACTATACGAGCAATAAAAGATCCAATAACTGGTGTATACACTTCAGCAAGACTTAATACTAAATGGAAGAGAGAATTTACTTATGGACGTATCGATATTAGAGCGAAAATGCCAATTGGGAAAGGAATTTGGCCTGCGTTATGGATGTTAGGTACCAATATATCAACCTTTGGGTGGCCTAATTGTGGTGAAATTGATATAATGGAGTATTTGGGTCATGATGTTGTTACAACATACGGAACAGTGCATTATAACGATAATGGACATAAGTATAAGGGTAGTAACTATCAAGTAACTTCTGCTGAGAATTTCCACGATAAATTCCATGTTTTTACCCTTATATGGCAGGAGAACATAATGGAATGGTACGTCGATTATCACAAATATTTTACTGCTACTAGTGGTTCTATCAAGTTTGAGGCATTCAATCTTCCACAGTTTTTTATTTTCAATGTTGCCGTTGGTGGTACATGGCCGGGAAATCCAGATGCATCCACCACTTTTCCACAGGATATGGTTGTGGATTATGTTAGAGTATTTAACTAAATCAAAGGATAAATTTTACAGTTCTTAAAATTAAAAGTTTAAAAATCAAATTTAAACCCTCATGAAAACAAAGCTGAAAAGAGAAATATATTTAGACATACTTTTAGTTGTTATATCTTTTACTGTTGCCTGCAAACCGGCAGTTAACAAAGTTGATAAAAGCAAAAATTTCGTAAACCTTGAATTAAAAAGTGCCGATGTTTATGTAACGGCTAAAGGTACAACAATGAGATTGACAAAAACCTCGGAATTATTTTTTGAGGATTTGATTCAACCTGATGAACATTTTCCTACAATAATGATCGATCCTAATAGGACCTTTCAGACTATTCTTGGATTTGGAGGTGCCATAACGGATGCAGCTGCTGAAACTTATTATAAGATGCCTAAAGCAAAACAGGATGAGCTTATTAATGCTTACTTTTCATCCGAAGGGATTGGATATTCACTCTGTAGAACACATATAAACAGCTGCGATTTTTCAAGTTCAATCTATGCATATTCTGAAGTTGCAAATGATACATTACTAGAGAAATTCAGTATTGCACACGATAAACAATTCCGCATTCCTCTTATAAAAGAGGCAATAGCAAAAACAAAAGGTACTCTGCAGATGTTTGGTTCACCTTGGAGTCCACCAGCATGGATGAAGGATAATAACAACATGTTAGAGGGAGGCAAGTTAAAACCCGAGTATTACCACGTATGGGCCGATTACTATGTCCGTTTCTTAAAAGAGTATAAGAAGGAGGGTATTAATTTCTGGGGTCTCTCTGTTCAAAACGAACCAATGGCTGTTCAAAGATGGGAATCATGCATTTACACTGCCGAGGATGAAAGAGATTTCGTGAAAAGATATCTTGGGACAACTCTCGTAAAATCTGATTTTTCGAATGTAAAAATAGTTATTTGGGATCATAACCGAGGGCTAATGGTACAACGAGCTAAAGTAGTATATGATGATCCTGAAGCCTCAAAATTTGTTTGGGGAACAGGATTTCACTGGTACACTGGCAATCATTTCGAGAATGTAAAAATGCATAACGAAGCATTCCCCGATAAAAACATGCTTTTTACTGAAGGCTGTGTATATCCGTTTAATTACGATAGTATTAATGTTTGGCATTGGGGAGAAACCTATGGGAAATCACTTATAAACGATCTTAATAACGGTGCTTCAGGTTGGATTGATTGGAATATACTTGTTGACGAAACGGGCGGGCCTAACCATGTAAATAATTTTTGCTTTGCTCCTGTTGTTGGTAATACAAAAACAGGTGAATTATTATACATGAACTCGTTCTATTTTTTAGGTCATTTTTCAAAATTTATACGCCCAAATGCGAAACGCATTAGCTGTTCGTCAAATGATGACAATTTGTGGGCTACATCATTCTTAAATCCCGATGGAACTATTTCAACTGTTATTCAAAATGCTACTGCAAA is part of the Bacteroidales bacterium genome and encodes:
- a CDS encoding TonB-dependent receptor, encoding MNRLLTLLVFISLSLSIVAQNRIITGKVLDSKGNSLPYVTVQLVGTTKGSVTDINGLYQIAADDGVLKFSFIGYLSQEVKITTQNTIDVVLVEDTKTLDEIVVVGYGTQRKKDLTTAVAIVGEKEFKDRPIVSATQALQGKAAGVQVTSPSGKPGEGLSVRVRGATSVLAGNEPLYVVDGVPTTDIKGLSPSDISSMSVLKDASSAAIYGARAANGVVLITTKRGSNNAPVVSYSSYIGVSKLRKTIDVLTTKQYRTLMNEIGLSVDPSATGYTNWADQTFGMGHTQSHQFSASGGSEKSKYFFSIGYLNDQGIVKPAQIDRYTVRLNLDNELKPWLKVGTSINVLNINTKNTPDNASSGRGGVIMSALNTPPFLSIYKKDGSGWFDPNPFQPSWENPVAYMEGPDQLAIDKQLFGNLNIETRLAKDLFFKSRAGVDISNHQWDYYLDPFRTNYGRQQNGIGQSDKSNSSTLLWENTLDYSYSIGEHKFSGLIGSSIQKYKYNDSYLTGNDFPSDVSVRTLNAANTISGNTDIQAWALASFFGRATYNYNSKYYLTMSIRRDGSSKLAHHWGTMPSFSLGWRISSEEFMKNLSIINDLKIRAGWGKNGNQEGIPNYARYGLVTYSRVTPTNPLSGPSSSQTTYGNPNLKWETTAQSNIGFDLSMFKSRITLNFDAYHKKTNDVLLNVQLPSTLPITTIQTNAGKIENKGIEFNLSTVNIDKKIKWNTNFNISFNRNKVIAIEYTRVYYFAKIYSNNSEVSIVKAGLPLGSFFGYVSEGVDPQTGNLKFKDININGYIDPGDRTVIGNAQPKFTYGLTNNISYGRFDLNIFFQGSYGNDIYNATRIDLEGMFDSKNQSTAVLKRWTTVGQITDVPRSKNMDNVRNSTRFVEDGSYLRLKSLTLSYKAIDNNPKIKAIKSLSVYVTGQNLLTITKYSGFDPEVNAYGSSAVELGIDYGTYPQARSVIFGLNVEF
- a CDS encoding RagB/SusD family nutrient uptake outer membrane protein; this translates as MKNIFVILFSALLTLTFTSCEEFLDEQPVSNGIAVENTSSDSVLYKSASEAEAALAGVYGDFRNEYFELDCFVNGDAQSDDTYAGADNPANFQIDDYGVDATNSNVGRDWRYLYSTIGKANLLIDNVNFVADPLLTSDRKNQIIAEASFIRAFMYFQMVQLWGDVPLVLTSVRTFNLDILPLLFPPRATKADVYAQIIKDLETALADVPVSATNKNYITKGAVNAMLAKVYATIEPHDWNKVLQYCNDVIAGPYLLLPQYDQLWDNTHENSSESIFEINYEGTNSSGNWGASMFRGLDWKKFNIPSNDLVAAFDEENDVIRKASSIVFLNVSGKWSDTHWPQTNYPFINKYRIFTSPSPQNYIFIRLADILLLKAEAENELGNTSAAADLVNQIRKRVNLPNTTANTQAAMRLAIEKERRLELAFEGHRWFDLKRTGRAIDVINGVTNFGGVVQNYALTQNRLLWPVPQSEMDKNSKLTQNPGY
- a CDS encoding family 16 glycosylhydrolase, with translation MVTQIKSIILLLLLTLLQAPIILSCKKTEQLKPKPAIPNLTLSNASITEGSSGSKQVSIGIHLSEPTTVNVKVEWSTLEGTAKAGEDYVTILNGSVTFLPGETLKTIELSIVSDDILEFNEEFYFQIDSVYNGISIIRKGTITIENDDTYTPEKVSDGYITPNTYPGMTLTWSDEFNGSSLDPASWTHEEGGGGWGNTELQTYTSSNNNSFVSNGYLTIRAIKDPITGVYTSARLNTKWKREFTYGRIDIRAKMPIGKGIWPALWMLGTNISTFGWPNCGEIDIMEYLGHDVVTTYGTVHYNDNGHKYKGSNYQVTSAENFHDKFHVFTLIWQENIMEWYVDYHKYFTATSGSIKFEAFNLPQFFIFNVAVGGTWPGNPDASTTFPQDMVVDYVRVFN
- a CDS encoding glycoside hydrolase family 30 protein translates to MKTKLKREIYLDILLVVISFTVACKPAVNKVDKSKNFVNLELKSADVYVTAKGTTMRLTKTSELFFEDLIQPDEHFPTIMIDPNRTFQTILGFGGAITDAAAETYYKMPKAKQDELINAYFSSEGIGYSLCRTHINSCDFSSSIYAYSEVANDTLLEKFSIAHDKQFRIPLIKEAIAKTKGTLQMFGSPWSPPAWMKDNNNMLEGGKLKPEYYHVWADYYVRFLKEYKKEGINFWGLSVQNEPMAVQRWESCIYTAEDERDFVKRYLGTTLVKSDFSNVKIVIWDHNRGLMVQRAKVVYDDPEASKFVWGTGFHWYTGNHFENVKMHNEAFPDKNMLFTEGCVYPFNYDSINVWHWGETYGKSLINDLNNGASGWIDWNILVDETGGPNHVNNFCFAPVVGNTKTGELLYMNSFYFLGHFSKFIRPNAKRISCSSNDDNLWATSFLNPDGTISTVIQNATAKEKEFCVWINNKAIKAKSPENSIMTVIIK